One window of the Emcibacter sp. genome contains the following:
- a CDS encoding dienelactone hydrolase family protein has translation MIKTETITYDGPGGTYEGTISYDDSLDGPRPGVLVCHAWMGQGPFETEQAEKLAKLGYVGFALDVYGKGVRASDAGKAAELMNQVASDHDVLLSRLHYALELLKEHPLVDGSNTAAIGYCFGGKCVLDLARSGAATNGVVSFHGILGAPAGAEEPSINAKVLALHGWDDPMATPEQATAFAREMTDRGADWQLHAYGNTVHAFTLPTANDLEHGIAYQPDAARRSWQAMENFLAEVF, from the coding sequence ATGATCAAAACTGAAACTATCACCTATGACGGCCCCGGCGGCACCTATGAAGGCACCATCAGTTATGATGATTCCCTGGACGGTCCCCGCCCCGGTGTTCTTGTCTGTCACGCCTGGATGGGCCAGGGTCCGTTTGAAACAGAGCAGGCTGAAAAACTTGCAAAACTGGGCTATGTTGGTTTTGCTCTCGACGTTTACGGCAAGGGTGTACGGGCAAGCGACGCGGGCAAGGCTGCTGAACTGATGAACCAGGTTGCATCCGATCACGATGTGCTGCTGTCCCGCCTTCACTATGCTCTCGAGCTTCTGAAGGAACACCCGCTTGTGGATGGAAGCAACACTGCCGCTATCGGTTATTGTTTCGGCGGCAAATGCGTTCTTGATCTGGCGCGAAGCGGGGCGGCAACCAATGGCGTGGTTAGCTTCCACGGCATCCTCGGCGCCCCGGCAGGTGCGGAAGAACCGTCAATTAACGCCAAGGTGCTTGCCCTGCACGGCTGGGACGACCCCATGGCGACACCTGAACAGGCAACAGCCTTCGCCAGGGAAATGACCGACCGCGGTGCCGACTGGCAGCTGCATGCATATGGAAACACGGTTCACGCCTTTACCCTGCCGACAGCCAATGATCTTGAACATGGCATTGCCTATCAGCCAGATGCCGCCCGTCGGTCCTGGCAGGCTATGGAAAATTTCCTGGCGGAAGTTTTCTAG
- a CDS encoding mechanosensitive ion channel family protein, giving the protein MSSLFTKILKPSGWASSWLIGIVFVAIILIGSLGYLAPLKEFLERPEFVFSAGSYTISVYMVLKAIVILFVIFWVTAALSGFGEKRISALHNFGASSRTLLIKVFQTGLYFLAFLLAMDIIGINLSVLTVLGGAIGIGIGFGLQKITSNFISGIILLSEKSIEKDDLVEIGDGVAGFVRQTFARYTLVETFDGKEVMIPNEDFITSRVTNWTYSNSSGRVEIRVGVSYKSDLHLTRQLMLDAAREHPDCQKSPEPACFLQEFADSSVNFVLYFWVADITTGRLKPKSEVMYAIWDKFHANNIEIPFPQRDVHLIGSSDVAK; this is encoded by the coding sequence ATGTCTTCATTATTTACAAAAATACTGAAACCGTCCGGCTGGGCCTCTTCCTGGCTTATTGGAATAGTTTTTGTCGCCATTATTCTGATCGGTTCTTTGGGCTACCTCGCACCTCTCAAGGAATTCCTCGAAAGACCGGAATTCGTCTTCTCTGCCGGCAGCTATACCATCTCTGTCTATATGGTTCTCAAGGCTATTGTAATCCTGTTTGTTATTTTCTGGGTGACGGCCGCCCTGTCTGGATTTGGGGAAAAACGCATAAGCGCCTTGCACAATTTTGGCGCAAGTTCACGAACTCTCCTTATCAAAGTATTCCAGACCGGCCTGTATTTCCTGGCCTTCCTCCTCGCCATGGACATTATTGGAATTAATCTGTCAGTTCTGACCGTACTCGGCGGAGCGATTGGTATCGGCATTGGATTTGGCCTGCAAAAAATCACTTCCAACTTCATCAGCGGTATCATTTTGCTATCGGAAAAATCGATCGAAAAGGACGATCTTGTCGAAATTGGCGACGGCGTTGCCGGTTTTGTGCGCCAGACCTTTGCGCGTTATACTCTAGTCGAGACCTTTGACGGCAAGGAAGTTATGATCCCCAACGAAGATTTCATCACCAGCAGGGTCACTAACTGGACGTACAGTAACTCAAGCGGGCGCGTCGAGATCAGAGTCGGTGTATCCTACAAATCCGATCTTCACCTGACACGACAGTTAATGCTCGACGCCGCCAGAGAACATCCCGACTGCCAGAAGTCTCCTGAACCGGCATGTTTCCTGCAGGAATTCGCCGACAGCAGCGTCAATTTTGTCCTGTACTTCTGGGTGGCGGATATCACCACAGGCCGCCTCAAACCAAAAAGCGAAGTCATGTATGCCATCTGGGACAAGTTCCATGCCAATAATATTGAAATACCGTTCCCGCAACGGGACGTTCACCTGATTGGATCCAGTGATGTCGCAAAATGA
- a CDS encoding zinc transporter ZntB produces the protein MSQNDFILHQVEWDLPPAEGEASTANQKLSWFHLDARNPKTMQWLTDRPSVDELTADILCAEETRPRYLDMTNGVLLILRGVNLNENADPEDMISIRLYVDRNQIISCQLRSLKTISDLQARFPAGNGPQSSAQFLAHMIRTLGDRMSNTLSHLADIIDELEAEIIEAPEHRLRNKVIHLRKQAIAFRRYLAPQKDALARLLGNDSQLFSVRDRRRFQEGYDQTFRYLEDLDAIRERCQVIQDELSNALAEKLNSKLYLLSLITGIFLPLGFLTGLFGINIGGMPGVENGTAFWTFLFGLGGIFIIQLVLFKLFKWF, from the coding sequence ATGTCGCAAAATGATTTTATCCTGCATCAGGTGGAATGGGATCTGCCGCCGGCAGAAGGAGAAGCGTCAACTGCTAACCAAAAACTGTCCTGGTTCCACCTTGACGCCCGCAATCCCAAGACCATGCAATGGCTGACTGACCGGCCCTCGGTGGATGAACTGACTGCAGACATTCTTTGCGCAGAGGAAACTCGTCCCAGATATCTTGATATGACCAATGGCGTTCTGCTGATCCTGCGCGGGGTAAACCTCAATGAAAACGCCGACCCCGAGGATATGATCTCGATCCGCCTGTATGTGGACCGAAACCAGATCATTTCCTGCCAATTGCGCAGCCTCAAGACAATATCAGACCTGCAAGCAAGGTTTCCGGCTGGCAATGGCCCCCAGTCCTCCGCCCAGTTCCTGGCGCATATGATCAGAACGCTTGGAGACCGGATGTCCAATACACTAAGTCATCTGGCGGATATTATCGATGAACTGGAAGCGGAGATTATTGAAGCCCCCGAACACCGATTGCGCAACAAGGTGATCCACCTGCGCAAACAGGCGATTGCCTTTCGGCGCTATCTGGCCCCACAAAAAGATGCCCTCGCCCGACTGCTCGGAAATGACAGTCAGCTTTTTTCAGTACGGGACAGGCGCCGTTTCCAGGAAGGCTATGACCAGACGTTCCGATATCTGGAGGATCTGGATGCCATTCGGGAACGTTGCCAGGTTATCCAGGATGAACTCTCCAACGCCCTGGCGGAAAAGCTCAACAGCAAGCTATATCTCCTATCCCTGATTACCGGCATTTTTCTGCCGCTTGGTTTTCTAACCGGTCTGTTCGGCATCAATATCGGCGGCATGCCCGGCGTCGAAAATGGCACTGCCTTCTGGACCTTCCTGTTCGGTCTCGGCGGAATATTTATCATCCAATTGGTTCTGTTCAAACTGTTCAAATGGTTCTGA
- a CDS encoding pseudouridine synthase, translating into MTVLPDYAPPMEPYLDILYEDDHLLVLDKQSGLLSVPGRHDHLKDCLESRVQSRFPTATTIHRLDMETSGILVMALNKDIHGHIGRQFEHRRTEKTYIARVAGHPAEDEGEVDLPLICDWPNRPRQMVDFERGKKALTRWRVLEREADGVTRLKLKPVTGRSHQLRVHCQQLGHSILGDPFYASEEVQERADRLQLHAHSLTLFHPVRQEKITFTSPVPF; encoded by the coding sequence ATGACTGTGCTTCCCGATTACGCACCACCGATGGAGCCTTACCTGGACATCCTTTATGAGGATGACCATCTGCTTGTGCTCGACAAGCAGAGCGGCCTCCTGTCCGTGCCGGGACGCCATGATCACCTGAAGGACTGCCTGGAAAGCCGGGTGCAAAGTCGTTTTCCCACGGCCACGACCATTCACCGGCTGGATATGGAAACTTCCGGAATTCTGGTGATGGCGCTGAATAAGGATATCCACGGTCATATCGGGCGGCAGTTTGAGCATCGCCGCACGGAAAAGACCTATATCGCAAGGGTTGCGGGCCATCCGGCGGAGGATGAAGGAGAAGTGGATCTGCCGCTGATCTGCGACTGGCCCAACCGGCCGCGGCAGATGGTGGATTTCGAGCGGGGGAAAAAGGCGCTGACACGCTGGCGGGTGCTGGAGCGGGAAGCAGATGGCGTAACCCGCCTGAAGCTGAAACCGGTGACCGGGCGGTCGCATCAGCTCCGGGTCCATTGCCAGCAACTGGGTCATTCGATCCTTGGCGATCCCTTTTATGCCAGCGAAGAGGTTCAGGAAAGGGCTGACCGGCTGCAGCTGCATGCCCACAGCCTGACTCTGTTTCATCCGGTCCGGCAGGAAAAAATCACCTTTACCTCACCGGTTCCCTTCTGA
- the megL gene encoding methionine gamma-lyase produces the protein MAVEDMKRDNFAAGHSRRGFATRAIHAPQPSLDPYGTLTQPIYMTSTFEFETAEQGGARFAGEQEGFIYTRLGNPTLNQLEEKLAVLEGAEACLTTGSGMGAISCVFWTLLEPGDELLVDKTLYGCTFAYFRHGLSKFGITVRHVDMTVPEELEKAIGPKTKFVYFETPANPNMRIVDVKRICEIAAAKDVRVIVDNTYATPYLQNPLAMGAFLVLHSATKYLGGHGDLMAGAIMGDRETIDEIRMVGMKDMTGAVLSPMNAFLINRGLKTLTLRMDRHCENATRIADFLESRNTVSKVFYPGLTSFEGHDVAQKQMAQPGGMIAFELDGGMEAGINFLNSLKLCRIAVSLGDAETMVQHPASMTHSTYSPEERAQYGISDGLVRISAGLEDIEDILEDVEQALSAS, from the coding sequence ATGGCTGTGGAAGACATGAAAAGGGATAATTTTGCTGCCGGACACTCCCGGCGGGGATTTGCCACCCGGGCTATCCACGCGCCGCAACCATCCCTGGACCCCTACGGCACCCTGACCCAGCCGATCTATATGACGTCCACTTTTGAGTTTGAAACTGCCGAACAGGGCGGCGCCCGTTTTGCCGGGGAACAGGAAGGGTTTATCTACACTCGTCTCGGTAATCCCACTCTTAACCAGTTGGAAGAAAAACTTGCCGTTCTGGAAGGCGCCGAGGCCTGTCTGACCACCGGATCGGGGATGGGGGCGATTAGCTGTGTGTTCTGGACCCTGCTGGAGCCCGGCGATGAACTGCTTGTGGATAAAACGCTTTATGGCTGCACCTTTGCCTATTTCCGCCACGGGCTGTCCAAATTCGGGATTACTGTCCGTCATGTGGACATGACGGTTCCGGAAGAGCTTGAAAAGGCAATCGGACCGAAAACGAAATTTGTCTATTTCGAAACGCCGGCCAATCCCAATATGCGGATTGTCGATGTTAAACGCATTTGTGAAATTGCCGCGGCAAAGGACGTTCGGGTTATCGTTGATAACACCTATGCCACCCCTTATCTGCAGAACCCGCTGGCCATGGGCGCGTTCCTGGTCCTTCATTCGGCAACCAAATACCTGGGCGGTCATGGCGACCTGATGGCCGGCGCCATTATGGGGGACAGGGAAACCATTGACGAAATTCGTATGGTCGGCATGAAGGATATGACCGGTGCTGTTCTGTCGCCCATGAATGCCTTCCTGATCAACAGGGGGCTCAAGACCCTGACGTTGCGCATGGACCGGCATTGCGAGAATGCCACCCGTATTGCTGATTTTCTGGAAAGCCGAAACACAGTCAGCAAGGTTTTTTATCCGGGGCTCACGTCCTTTGAAGGACATGATGTGGCCCAAAAGCAGATGGCCCAGCCCGGCGGCATGATTGCATTTGAGCTGGATGGCGGCATGGAAGCCGGAATTAATTTCCTCAATAGCCTCAAGCTCTGCCGTATTGCAGTAAGTCTTGGCGATGCTGAAACCATGGTGCAGCATCCGGCCAGCATGACTCATTCCACATACAGCCCGGAAGAGCGCGCCCAATACGGGATCAGTGACGGCCTGGTGCGGATTTCTGCGGGCCTTGAAGACATTGAGGATATTCTTGAGGATGTGGAGCAGGCGCTGTCTGCCAGCTAG
- a CDS encoding MBL fold metallo-hydrolase — MLKFDKNFSPDYGNPVSLSPLIRRIVAQNPSPFTFHGTGTYIVGPEDGSSPLAIIDPGPAMPSHLHALEKHLNGRQVSHIFITHNHMDHSPAAHPLQQITGADIYAFPVDGQTWSDNHTEEGLDKEFRPDHELADGEIIHGDGWTIEAVHTPGHLSNHLCFALHEEKSLFSGDHVMGWSTSVVSPPDGHMGDYLQSLEQLLVRDDEIYYPTHGNPIPDPRQFVEGLIDHRKQREEQILKVIRSGAQKIPDMVEIIYAEVPSYLHPAAARSVLAHLIHMAETKRVKCDGEAEVNSVYELI, encoded by the coding sequence ATGCTGAAATTCGATAAAAACTTTTCCCCTGACTATGGGAACCCTGTTTCCCTCAGCCCCCTGATCCGGCGAATCGTCGCCCAGAACCCGTCGCCTTTCACCTTTCACGGGACCGGCACCTATATTGTGGGCCCGGAAGATGGGTCCTCTCCCCTCGCCATCATCGACCCGGGACCGGCCATGCCAAGCCACCTGCATGCCCTGGAAAAACACCTGAACGGACGACAGGTCAGCCATATTTTCATCACCCACAACCATATGGACCACAGCCCGGCCGCCCATCCCCTGCAGCAGATCACCGGTGCTGATATCTACGCTTTTCCGGTGGACGGTCAGACCTGGTCCGACAACCACACCGAAGAAGGCCTGGATAAGGAGTTCCGGCCGGACCATGAACTTGCCGACGGGGAAATCATTCATGGAGATGGATGGACCATCGAAGCCGTGCACACGCCAGGCCACCTCTCCAATCACCTGTGTTTCGCCCTGCACGAGGAAAAATCCCTGTTTTCTGGCGATCATGTGATGGGCTGGTCCACCTCGGTGGTCAGTCCGCCGGACGGCCATATGGGTGATTACCTGCAAAGTCTTGAGCAGCTTCTGGTCCGCGATGATGAAATCTATTATCCCACCCACGGCAATCCGATCCCCGATCCGCGCCAGTTCGTCGAGGGACTGATCGATCATCGCAAACAGCGCGAGGAACAAATCCTCAAGGTCATCAGATCCGGTGCACAAAAGATCCCGGATATGGTAGAAATAATATATGCAGAGGTCCCAAGTTACCTGCATCCTGCCGCAGCGCGGTCTGTTCTGGCCCACCTGATTCACATGGCGGAAACAAAGCGCGTGAAATGTGACGGGGAAGCCGAGGTAAACAGCGTGTATGAGCTGATATAA
- a CDS encoding tRNA dihydrouridine synthase, whose translation MSETSSTAGKIFLAPMEGVVDHVMRDMLTSVGSYDLCVTEFIRVTQQLYKPALFYKFCPELKAGSVTPSGTPVRVQLLGQDPDWMAENAVRAVELGSPGVDLNFGCPAKTVNKSKGGAILLREPETLYRIISAVRGAVPADKPVTVKMRLGYEDKSLVLDNARAIESAGADMLTVHARTKVEGYKPPAHWHWIAKICDEVSLPVVANGEIWSTEDALECRRESGCDDIMIGRGALALPNLSRMIGEGEAPMTWDEVRKLLIRYAGTERPDRREGFLPSRVKQWFTYLRLQYPQADDMFRDLKRLQDLDEMIRLLSSEA comes from the coding sequence ATGAGTGAAACCTCCTCCACAGCTGGAAAAATCTTCCTCGCGCCCATGGAGGGCGTGGTGGATCATGTGATGCGCGACATGCTGACGTCGGTCGGCAGTTACGATCTCTGTGTGACTGAATTTATCCGGGTCACTCAGCAGCTCTATAAACCGGCTCTTTTCTATAAGTTTTGTCCTGAACTCAAAGCGGGCAGCGTCACCCCGTCCGGCACGCCCGTCAGGGTGCAGCTTTTGGGTCAGGACCCGGACTGGATGGCGGAAAATGCCGTGCGGGCGGTGGAACTGGGCTCGCCGGGCGTGGATCTCAATTTCGGCTGTCCGGCCAAAACCGTGAATAAAAGCAAGGGCGGCGCCATCCTGCTCAGGGAACCGGAGACACTCTACCGGATCATCAGTGCGGTGCGGGGGGCTGTCCCTGCAGACAAGCCGGTTACGGTCAAAATGCGGCTGGGATATGAGGACAAGTCACTGGTTCTGGACAATGCCCGGGCCATTGAAAGTGCCGGCGCTGACATGCTGACAGTCCATGCCCGCACGAAAGTGGAGGGCTACAAACCGCCGGCTCACTGGCACTGGATCGCGAAAATCTGTGACGAGGTCAGTCTTCCTGTGGTCGCCAACGGGGAAATCTGGTCGACGGAGGATGCGCTGGAATGCCGCCGGGAAAGCGGCTGTGATGATATTATGATCGGGCGCGGCGCCCTTGCACTGCCCAATCTGAGCCGGATGATCGGGGAGGGCGAGGCGCCCATGACGTGGGACGAGGTGCGAAAACTCCTGATCCGTTATGCCGGGACCGAACGCCCTGACCGGCGGGAGGGATTTCTGCCGTCACGTGTCAAGCAATGGTTCACTTACCTGCGGCTGCAATATCCGCAGGCAGACGATATGTTCCGCGATCTGAAGCGGCTTCAGGATCTTGACGAGATGATCAGGCTGTTGTCCTCAGAGGCCTAG
- a CDS encoding DUF3422 domain-containing protein has product MAEQEKNAAGPARVTPCLMSEFPTRHILNNEVHSRPFIQVGSPARCCHMAILTGEAGRNADLEHLAALCRHYNLPTPPADCSHQIIDFGTFRLKWERHTEFCSYTFLRKGMGRNPFLDTALSVVPEEWLKSIPGQLLVGVHLYLGKVPESENDQREMLEEIFGANMVLGALAGSIGAQVWTDFHIHGDGFCRILVNDSGMSETQAGRLVQRLLEIETYRMMAMLAVPLTGEISKATREIEQELADVVQQMMSVDDPAREHEILDRLTRMAARVEHLSAGSTYRFNASKAYYALVEKRIENIREEPLKGFQTISSFLERRIAPAMRTCVSMEDRIANLSRRVNRASTLLQTRINTTLQAQNKQLLESMDRRARLQLRLQQTVEGLSVVAISYYALGIINYLARGGQEILPSIDPYIVTAAAAPIVIFGVFWFLRRLHKVIRKASES; this is encoded by the coding sequence ATGGCAGAGCAGGAAAAAAACGCAGCAGGCCCGGCACGGGTAACACCGTGCCTCATGAGTGAATTCCCGACCAGACATATTCTCAACAACGAGGTGCACAGCCGTCCCTTCATTCAGGTCGGCAGCCCGGCACGTTGCTGCCATATGGCCATTCTGACGGGAGAGGCCGGACGCAATGCGGATCTGGAGCATCTGGCCGCTTTGTGCCGTCACTATAACCTCCCGACACCTCCCGCCGACTGCAGTCATCAGATCATTGATTTCGGGACCTTCAGGCTCAAATGGGAACGGCATACGGAGTTCTGCAGCTATACTTTCCTGCGCAAGGGCATGGGGAGGAATCCTTTCCTCGATACGGCCCTGTCGGTGGTTCCGGAGGAATGGCTGAAATCCATTCCCGGCCAGCTTCTTGTCGGTGTTCATTTGTATCTGGGCAAGGTGCCGGAAAGCGAGAATGATCAACGGGAGATGCTGGAGGAAATTTTCGGTGCCAATATGGTCCTTGGTGCCCTGGCAGGCAGTATCGGCGCTCAGGTCTGGACGGATTTCCACATTCACGGTGACGGTTTCTGTCGTATTCTGGTTAATGATTCCGGCATGTCCGAAACTCAGGCCGGGCGGCTGGTTCAGCGTCTTCTGGAGATTGAGACCTACCGTATGATGGCCATGCTGGCCGTGCCGCTCACCGGCGAGATTTCAAAGGCCACGCGGGAGATCGAACAGGAACTGGCCGATGTGGTGCAGCAGATGATGAGCGTGGATGACCCGGCCCGCGAACACGAAATTCTCGACCGTTTGACCAGAATGGCGGCCAGGGTGGAACATCTTTCCGCCGGCAGCACCTATCGTTTCAATGCGTCGAAAGCCTATTACGCCCTGGTGGAAAAACGTATCGAGAATATCCGGGAAGAACCGCTGAAGGGCTTCCAGACCATTTCAAGTTTCCTCGAGAGGCGCATTGCGCCGGCCATGCGGACCTGTGTCAGCATGGAAGACCGGATTGCGAACCTGTCCCGTCGGGTGAATCGGGCGAGCACCCTGTTGCAGACCCGGATCAATACCACCCTGCAGGCCCAGAACAAGCAGTTGCTTGAAAGTATGGACCGCCGGGCCCGGCTGCAACTGCGCCTGCAGCAGACGGTCGAGGGGCTGTCTGTGGTCGCCATCAGCTATTATGCCCTGGGGATTATCAATTACCTCGCCCGGGGCGGCCAGGAAATACTGCCGTCGATTGATCCCTATATTGTCACGGCTGCTGCTGCGCCAATCGTGATTTTTGGGGTTTTCTGGTTCCTGCGCCGGCTGCATAAGGTTATCCGGAAGGCAAGCGAGAGCTGA
- a CDS encoding HD-GYP domain-containing protein — translation MSANRRIVILRDLDEPQPSYFKICRKYHFSEEHDILGFTMNVFDGTNMIIVQADLARPDHLKILKENILNPARPNIPVLFLLKELNRKQVVQANVLGATDFWVFPCEDEKFEERLKIILDREMEKKWSRLSSTQSAALKVSLKVVEDTFDSARLGLPLSSRDVKNSCDMIIEATSREGLSDWMGAIKNHHNYTYRHCMMVCGYLISFGLVLGMKGEELQQLATGGMLHDIGKARTPLELLDKPGKLTDEEWEIMRRHPEYSDEMLRAQGWDEITIDMAVHHHEKIDGSGYPHGLKGDEFSRYARMTAIADIFSGLTDKRSYKPAMSPRLAMNMMSTWDGHIDQELLEAFRPVALND, via the coding sequence ATGTCAGCCAATCGAAGGATTGTGATTTTAAGGGATCTGGACGAGCCGCAACCGTCCTATTTCAAGATATGCCGGAAATATCATTTCTCCGAAGAGCATGACATTCTGGGTTTTACCATGAATGTCTTTGACGGGACGAACATGATCATTGTGCAGGCGGATCTCGCGCGGCCGGATCACCTGAAAATTCTCAAGGAAAATATCCTCAATCCGGCCCGTCCCAATATTCCTGTCCTTTTTCTTCTCAAGGAACTGAATCGCAAACAGGTGGTGCAGGCCAATGTGCTGGGCGCCACCGATTTCTGGGTTTTTCCCTGTGAGGATGAAAAATTCGAGGAGAGGCTTAAAATTATCCTTGATCGGGAAATGGAAAAGAAATGGTCCCGGCTCAGTTCCACCCAGTCAGCCGCTTTAAAGGTCAGTCTCAAGGTGGTGGAAGATACATTCGACAGTGCCCGTCTCGGCTTGCCACTGTCTTCCCGCGATGTGAAAAACAGTTGCGACATGATTATCGAAGCAACGTCGAGGGAGGGGCTTTCCGACTGGATGGGGGCGATCAAAAACCATCACAACTATACTTATCGTCACTGCATGATGGTTTGCGGTTACCTGATCTCTTTTGGCCTGGTGCTGGGGATGAAAGGCGAGGAACTGCAACAATTGGCCACCGGCGGCATGCTGCATGATATCGGCAAGGCCCGGACGCCGCTGGAACTTCTGGATAAACCCGGCAAACTGACGGATGAAGAATGGGAAATCATGCGCCGACATCCCGAATACAGCGATGAAATGCTGAGGGCCCAGGGCTGGGATGAGATCACTATCGATATGGCAGTTCATCATCACGAGAAAATCGACGGATCGGGATACCCGCATGGCCTGAAGGGAGATGAGTTCAGCCGATATGCGCGTATGACTGCCATTGCCGATATTTTTTCCGGCCTGACCGATAAACGATCCTACAAGCCGGCCATGTCACCGCGGCTGGCCATGAATATGATGTCCACCTGGGACGGGCATATTGATCAGGAGCTTCTGGAGGCATTCCGTCCGGTTGCCCTGAATGATTAG